attaccaaacgtattggtgagccattgaaactttatgatggtgaaactatcctggaatatatttggttaactaaaatagtcatagttaaAAGTAGTCACTGGCATTATAATACATATTGTACTTCCAAACTTCAAAGAGGCTTACCAGCACGGCAGTATAGCATGCACTTTGGTAATCTCAAGGAGCAAGGAAAAAATTTCGCCTCtggatttttaaaacaattttaataacattataataaaataattatttgaatcagctcaataaggttaatttTTGTTCGTAGTAAGTATTTACATCCTTATTTCAgttgtttaagtaaaaaaataaatatacaaacacatacttagtgacataagtgttttaaaatgcttcaggttaatattttaataatgccaTAGAAAAAATATCTTCTAACGTGTGCaaaaactttatagtgttaactgtttagtgaattttaacaagatgggcagtattttaataaaattccttgtcgaaaatcaggtccaaaaccaggggtttatcggagccgttttgatagtttaaaattttaggtTGTTTAGTGCTGCTAATTACTATCTGCGTTTGATGCAGGGAAGcaatgtttacgattcaggcagcgaattctagcggcgggcgcagaaagtatgtgttgATTCGCCtccataaatttttgtatttgaaaagcgactgttttatttatgaatttattcATCAACCTCATCATCattttaaagtattatattttaaataacgtgtccgaatttcgtattataagtttcttTGCAACATAAACAACATGAGGCTACATGAGTTTGCTTGTTATCGAGGCTTGATGTTCAACACGTCACTGGCGAGAGTACTGAAATACTTggtcacatttttattttattttgtacagcAGTTTTCAGTACATGTGGCTATCAAAACTCGACGGCCATTTTTACAACATAAATTTTTCCGTCGCATTTGcgtcacacattttttttttccgctgatATTTTCGCTTCCCCATAACTACCACGTGCTGAAGTCATATTTAAAACTgcagttttaagtatttaattataaatataaactctCTTaccactgactcactgactgactccgTAACACTTgcatgaattctgttttcatgctcTTACAGTGTAACAGGTTAATTGTTCTCTGCTATAATGTTCCTCCCAGCATTGCTGCCGAATCCGTGGCGCAAAGTTAACATGCGTGGGGGCATAGCGTCATACTTTGACGAGGTCGATAGTTTCAGCAATACATTATATTGATAATTATCCTGTTTTGTCAACACCTATGAGAATTTAAAGGcattttgttttagttaaaattttatcttacgTGCCGTAAAATTTGCTGTAGAACAGAACATTTGATTTGAAGTTGTGTTCAACATATTTTTCATTCCAGCTATTTAGATGTTCCTAATTTAAAGTAAAGTTGAACAGGAATGAGGCAACGTTTACTTCTTTAACTAAGAAATCATATTTCATTGTTTGTGTTCCgtgttatatgttttaattataattttttcaggGGTACTATTGTTCGTTGTAATTATTGCAGTGTACACGAATGTTGTTTAGATATTGCATAACTATATAATGACCACATAGTTCTggaccaaataatttaaaattaagccAAATAATTATTATCTGTTTTTAAACTTTAACATCTTAGTTCACGGTGCACGGCATTTCGTGAGATTAATTTCGTGAAccgaacggaagtcgcgtggaacggaaatgtgtaaccacggtgctgccatctgtggcggacggcgcgaaccgatgttcacaaagccaatgggatacgttatagtattaactgtttaatgacttttaacaatatgggcagttattttaataaaaataattcctgtAGCGAGCCTTGGCTTAGTTTGACATGTTTCGGCTGCGTATATCCGTTTAATATCATTCAAGCGGTTGGCCTCCACTTGAAaatatgaatctaccaaccactgCTGTGTCAATATTCCCAGAGCTAATGAAGTATTAAATTTTCCGCGAATATTATGTTGAGgcacatttgaattgtagcatgctaatgttgttGTGAACCCTGTTCAATTAATCCCCTTCATACGAATCGCGCTGCTAATATGGTTACCATCCGGGTGTGtattgaatcgaatccacagcaagaAAGATTATTATTAACATGGAATTTAGATTTTCAAATTATTCTttactaaaacatttttgtcaaatatttctttatatatatgagaaataattttcatttgcacaatattaaataaatttaaatttaaaaaataatttcatgttatattaaaacaaaagggCTTGTTACATTCTAATTTTTCAACGGCACGTGAAATATTTAGACTTCTCGGAATGTTATAACTTTGTCAAATATACTCTGTAACATTTTTACattcaacattaattttaaaattctgttttaaataatactgcgtgaaaaaaaagttatgaatcGTTGCTGTGCAGTACTAAAAAATCTAATCCAACGATATTAGCCTAAGTCTCGAACGATATGATGCATGAAGCAATTTGTTCACTTGAGTGACACTTATCACTGGCTCACGGGTTATTAGACCCGTCCTTAAAAAAACTATAAGCAAATGACAAACGCATTAAAAAACGGAATCACTTAAGAAGCGAGAAAGAAAGGAAACGTAGCAACTTGATTACACACACATTATTGGAGTCTAGCCTTGCAACAAAAAATAAAGTGAGTTTTGCTGCACgctacaagaaagaaaaaaaaaattgtgtacttttactaaagattttttttttggaaaccagttgccaagaaatagtttgtaatactataagaaatatattgtaacgttgtacaaacatggctacggttattttacatatacaaaatacgttttttcgatataatactgagtatttattacaaaaattggtgcataaatctatattttaatttatgtttcattcaaacacacatttttttcaaaccatggctAAATATTCGACGATtcaataattatactttattttgttttatttttcttattaatgtgcacagttgaTAATGGTAAGCTATCCAGGGAACTGTTTACGAATAACTTCTAtcagaggtactgggacaacacaaagctaaAATGCCTTGGGAAAGAATACgaacagtattttgtagtgatacagctgttctcatgtaaaattataaatttacaaatatctgtaatttgacattaatatttattttccatttacaaaaaaaaatgaaagaataacaatgtatttaattaattgtaatattctTTAgtgcctgtatttttttttcaatcgtaaCAATAAAAACAAAGCTTGTGGTTACTGCTGCGAAGGTTTTTTTTCTCAGAGTTCTCCGGCTtcccacacccctcccccccccccaccctcgcGCTCGCCTGACGGCCGAAGGGGTGGCGGTTTGTGTCACGAGGTCTCTTTGAAGTCCATGGACGTGGTTGGTGGTTGTACAGAGATATCACTTGCCTCCGCGGGGCGGCAATTTTGCGCCGCTATCTATTTCCAGACGCTCGTAACACCGCACCCACTTGGAGTATCGGTTGAAAGCACCACGCACGCTCACATACTTGTAAATGCATGCGCACATGTGGGAAGTCTGCGTGGGTTTATGTAGATCACGAAACGCAGTAACGAAACTGTCCTTTCACAAAAAAActccttttggaaaccagttgccaagatgtTGTTTGTAACACTTCAAGAAAGATGTTGCAAACCTGTGCAGTACAtgactataattatttttgaacatatgaaatacttgttttttttttgtctagataatattgagtatttcttacaaaaattggttcgatattctatattttaattgatgtttctttcaggcatacgttttttttaaaccatggaaaagataatcgaaaattcaatagttgaactttatttttattgtatcagGTTAAtcctggaaaactattcaggtaacgttaacaaataactttaactattggaggtactaggacaacacaaagcataaatgcccggataaaaatccgaactcagtattactgcgaacactattttgtagtgatacagttgttttcacgcaaatatacaaatttacaaatatctgtaattttacactaatatttctgttccatttgcaaaaaaagtgcattgttcttaaatttatatatgcaaataaatgtaatattaaaatatgCTAAAACTTTGCATTGGTTTACTTGCTTAATGTAGTACTCTTGGAGTACGTTTCTATAAAATCCGTGAAATGAACagtatttgttattttaaattatggaCTTGTTGCCTTCATGCGATTTGTCCGCATAAAGTGAAAATTATCGTTGACAACAAGTTATTGGTTTTTTATTTGGTGAGATGTTTAAGTTCTCGTTGgccagttaaataaaaaaaaaacagtctaaaGCAATGAAACCATAGTGATTGGGTTTGGAAACCAAAGTTTGACTTACATATTTTATTCTGATGGTTATATATTGTTTATACGCGTTACGTCAAGAGAGTTTAagatttattgaagtgaaacttgttcACAGCCGGTAGGGTAGTTGTGGGGATGACGTCAACGAAAATTTACCAAAGTGTAACTCTCAGAGGGTAAATAAAAGtgcaacaaaaaatttaagtaacTTATTTTAGCTACCCAACGCCAGATGGTAGCAGCGTTGCTGGATGACAGGTTTATATTATATTAAGGGACAATAATCAcgtggtgaattgcaataaaaccgaaaCAAAACAGAAAACCATGTCAGAACAATATACCTCACTGAAATGCAAGTTTAAGTCACCACAAAACACCAAATTGgaactaaaatcatgaaattaactagattttaaacaaaaaattaactcaaattacaaaaacctaatatttttatattcaataaatgtaatttgtttAGCAGGAAGTTTATACCTAAATGTAAGTACtgtaaatattgcaaatatactatacattttttttatcttgcaactTTTATTAGTAACTCAGTTGTATATTATTACGTTGGTACATTTTCCAAactgaaaaataatttcccattaatttttattgttccgaataattaaacatgtttattaaaaaatatattatactgTAAACATGCAATATATATTAGTCAAAGTCATTTAAgtgtcactttaaaaaaatatgctataGTTATGAAtaataggggagaccggggctggttgtaacaggggcaggttgtaacagggcGAATAGTTCCACGACCAGCCACAAGAGCGTATCATCGTTTCAGCCATCAAGGCACATTATGATGCCTTCAGTGCGAGTGGTAACACTGTGGCAGTCGGACGATTTCACTGGCGACAAGaaggaaaaaattgtttttggacgaggtaagtaaatattgtttgtttgactGACATTCGTATTGTACGTAATGTATAGGGAGTTTAGAAAATGTCTTCGGGGCAAAATAATCTCCTAAGCTTTAGGTTCTGATATGTTTTGTTGGCATTGGAAACAAATACAAACTAtatggtaaaattaaatgttttctataatgatgtcacatggggtaggttgtaacagcgaaattaatctgttacaacctgccccacgtactgttacaacctaccccgtGACCACGTTTACCTAATTTATTGTTCCTTTTAAgtcttttatgaaagaaaaaaaatacattttaaacggttttatcttgtagatgtaattaataacttccagtcaaattttaatttcagatgCGTAACTACAAAACAAAAACCGACAAAGGAAAATATTCTATTGACATGTTGGAGAAAGCAGCTGAAGTTGTAAGAGAAGGAAGATCTGTTAGGCATGCTGCGAAAACGTACAACATCTGCCATGTGACACTTGGgaggtacataaaaaagaaaaacaaacgtaagttgcattcattaatgaattttcttaattaCATCTGCTTGATTTATAACATAAATACGTCTCAACAATGGGTTGTAaacgttttttattgtattagtacaaaaatatggttttgcgtagtttagattttcttatgtgaaaacaggagcaaaattaacatAGGCCTGTATGGTTTTTCTATTGTTTCAGGTTTAAATGCAGTCGATATTAATTTTCGAGAGGAGTGGAAACCTTTGGCTGGTTATTATGGGAACAGACAGGTATTTACACCTTTGCAAGAGATCGCTCTTGTTTCCTACATAAAAACAtgttctgacatatattttggaCTCACTCCACGTGATGTACGTCATCTTGCATTCTTATGTGGGAAGAAGTATAATGTTCCCATGCCAAACACATGGAGTGACAAAGAACTAGCAGGTGCAGATTGGCTCTCTTCCTTTTTAAAGCGCCACCCAGACCTTTCCATTCGGACTCCAGAGGCAACTAGTTTGGGAAGGGCTTCTAGTTTTAATCGTGCCaacgtttccaaattttttgacAAACTCTCTGAAGTTTATGATCGCCATTCTTTCACAGCTAATGACATTTGGAATGTAGATGAGACCGGGGTCACTACTGTCCAGAATCCTTCAAAAATCGTAGCAAGAAAGGGGGTAAAACAAATTGGAGCAATGGCATCATCTGAACGAGGGCAGTTAGTTACTCTAACTGTAGCAGTAAATGCTGCTGGAAATGCTATCCCTCCTATGTTTATTTTTCCTAGGGTAAGGTATTATGATCACTTCATCAGAGATGGTCCAACTGGATGTATAGgtgctgcaaataagtctggCTGGACTACGGAGGTAGAGTTCTTGCtttttcttaagcattttgtttcttgtattcgttCGAGCCCAGAGAAACCTATCCTCCTCCTTCTAGACAATCATCAGTCGCATTTAGCTCCTAACTGTTTAGATTTTGCCAAAGAAAATGGCATTGTAATGCTATCGTTCCCACCTCACTGCACTCATCGCCTTCAGCCACTTGATCGAAGTGTTTTTGCCCCACTCAAAAAACAGATCAATATGGCAATGGATGCATGGTTGAGGAACAACAAAACACCAGAGAGCACAGTTAAGCCTATGTCAATCTATGATATTACCTCAATCTTAAAGATAGCTTTTCCCACTGCCACAACGCCAAGAAATATCCAACAAGGATTTGAGAAATGTGGAATACATCCTTATAATAGGGAAATATTTCAGGATGCCGATTTCGCTCCTTCGTTTGTGACAGACAGGCCTGATCCAGACTTAGCACCAAGTTGTTCACACGATGTGTCCAGGGATTCACAAGGAACACCAGTTCAATCATTTTCTAACTGTTCCCACACACCAGAGAAGTTTTCTCCAGAAGTGGTTCTACCTCTTCCTAAAGtcgctccaaggaaaaggaaaggaggaagaaagaccaggaaaagtgccattttgacgGATACTCCAGAGAAGAAAGCCATTGAAGAAGAATTTGCGAAACGAGGAACACCAGGCTTGATTAAGATAAAAGGGAATGTATCACAAACGCGCATGCCTGCAAAATCCACGCCCAAACATTCTCTAAAACGAAGATCAGCAGAGTGCAGCTCATCAGAGGAAGAAAGCGAGTGCTTTTGTTTAGTGTGTTTGGAATCATTCCCTACAAGCAAACCAGGAGAGGAGTGGGTTCGTTGTCTAAACTGCCAGTTATGGTCGcatttttcttgtgcaaaaaaatctaaaatgtatatttgtCATAATTGCCAATCAGATGAAATCTCTGAGTGAGGACCactgttcatttaatatttgacaaactgaagttaaacaagtgaaaaaataataatttttgttgaaatatattgtataagtagtaatttgttataagtaatcccagtaaaaattatattttaccttgtagtaatgttgttacaacctaccccaatgtgtgttacaaccagccccgcctcggggcaggttgtaacacttTACACCTCCGAGGTTTTAGATTTGTACAGAAAAATATGCTAgaggaaaatttatgtaaaaattgttttgtaaaagtagaataACTACTGAATAAGTTAGCTCAGTCAGAAGTGCCGTTTATGTTATCCATgatcagataaaaaataaaatagcgaaactgttacaaccagccccggtctcccctatagtgcataaaaataaaaacaataacataaaaatatcctttttaaaaaaaacgaaatcagtctaaaaatgaaaccatataatcttgtccctaattatAGCACACTCCGAGTATAGTGCACTCGCATACTTTCACTTCAGAATCCAAGCTCGTATTCTTATGACTTGCATGTATGTACATAAGCTTGTACGCTTTCTATTCACACGTATATTTGCACACTTGTACATTTTTTGTCTAATATTTGTGCACCCAACTAATTTCCTT
The window above is part of the Bacillus rossius redtenbacheri isolate Brsri chromosome 13, Brsri_v3, whole genome shotgun sequence genome. Proteins encoded here:
- the LOC134538643 gene encoding uncharacterized protein LOC134538643, which translates into the protein MRNYKTKTDKGKYSIDMLEKAAEVVREGRSVRHAAKTYNICHVTLGRYIKKKNKRLNAVDINFREEWKPLAGYYGNRQVFTPLQEIALVSYIKTCSDIYFGLTPRDVRHLAFLCGKKYNVPMPNTWSDKELAGADWLSSFLKRHPDLSIRTPEATSLGRASSFNRANVSKFFDKLSEVYDRHSFTANDIWNVDETGVTTVQNPSKIVARKGVKQIGAMASSERGQLVTLTVAVNAAGNAIPPMFIFPRVRYYDHFIRDGPTGCIGAANKSGWTTEVEFLLFLKHFVSCIRSSPEKPILLLLDNHQSHLAPNCLDFAKENGIVMLSFPPHCTHRLQPLDRSVFAPLKKQINMAMDAWLRNNKTPESTVKPMSIYDITSILKIAFPTATTPRNIQQGFEKCGIHPYNREIFQDADFAPSFVTDRPDPDLAPSCSHDVSRDSQGTPVQSFSNCSHTPEKFSPEVVLPLPKVAPRKRKGGRKTRKSAILTDTPEKKAIEEEFAKRGTPGLIKIKGNVSQTRMPAKSTPKHSLKRRSAECSSSEEESECFCLVCLESFPTSKPGEEWVRCLNCQLWSHFSCAKKSKMYICHNCQSDEISE